GAATGGCACATCACCGCCACCTGGGGGACAGTGTTGAGGTTTCATGGAAGGAACGCTCCAGCGTGGAACAAAAGAGATGCCAAAGTGGCGGAGCGATTCAACTACCTGTACGATATAACGGAACTGGCCCCCTTCAGCGAGAAAGCGAAGGTTTTTGCGAAGGACGTGGGCAGAGTTTTCCTCATGTTCAACAACTGCTTTCGGGATAACGCTGTAAGGAACGCTCTCGAGATGAGGGCTCTCCTTGGAGTTGACGTCGGTGATCGAGGGCAGGAGATGCTGAATCTCTGGGACATGTCACCGGGCAAATCCGCGGCGGCTGGTTCCAAAAACAGCAAAACCCCACGGGGAACCCGGGAATAGAAAAATATGGACAGGAGAGGGTGTTCTCCCTATGCGAGATGTGCAGAGCGAGCGAGATATGCGGAACATCCCCATCGACAGCGTGGGAGTGACAGGCTTGGCCTACCCCATAGAGGTTAGGGACCGAAACGAGAAAACCCAGCACACCGTGGCCATGGTGGAGATGTCCGTCTCCCTTCCCAGGGACTACAGGGGGACCCATATGAGTCGATTCATCGAGATCCTGAATTCCTGCAACGGTCATGTGACCCTGCAAAACCTGGAGCACATAGCATCAAACCTGAAAAGGCACCTCGACGCCGAAAAGGCGGAATTGAAGTTCAACTTCCCTTACTTCGTCATGAGAAAAGCGCCCGTTAGCGGCGCACCCAGCTTCACCCGTTACGATGTCGCCTTTTGGGCATCCCGCGGAGAGGAGTTCGACTTCACCCTTACGGTGACGGTGCCGGTGAACACCCTATGCCCCTGCTCGAAGGAGATTTCGGAAAGGGGAGCTCACAACCAACGGGCGGAGGTGACGATCACGGTACGGATGGACCACCTGGTCTGGATAGAGGAGTTGGTCGATATCGTCGAAGAAAGCGCTTCTTCGCCCGTTTTCACGCTTTTAAAGAGGGAGGACGAGAAATACGTCACCGAGAGGGCCTACGATAACCCCAGGTTCGTGGTGGACGTGGTCAGAGAGGTGGCGGTGCGCTTGGATGATGACCCCCGGGTCCTCTGGTATTCTGTGAGGGTGGTGAGCTACGAGAGCATCCATGCCCACGAGGCTTTCGCCAGCCTCACCAGGGATAAACGCCCCTGAAATTGCCGATGGCCGGTCGAAGCATGAGAGTACTCTTTTTCCCCGATACTTTCGAAAAACTTCGGGGCATCGTCGGGCCACTCCTGGAGGGTCATTATATAGATGTGGCCGACCTGTCCAACCTGATGGATCGTGTCAGGAAGGCGGATGTGCTCGTTTGCGGTCCCCTGGATGTGGATGAGGTTCTTCTCAGGGAAGCCCCGAAGCTCAGGCTTGTCCACCAATGGGGAGTGGGAGTCGACAGGATCGACATTGATGCCTGCAAAAGAAGGGGCATAGCCGTTTGTAATGTGCCATCGGGAGGCACTGGAAATGCCGAGGGTGTCGCCGAGATAGCCCTGATGCATATGCTCCTGCACTCGAGGAGGTACGTCCGGTGCCGGGAGAACATCCGAAAGAGAAGGCTCTTTTCCCCCCAGGGCGTTTCCTTGTGGAAAAAGAGGGCCTGCGTGATTGGGTTGGGGAACGTAGGCCGGGCTATCGTATCCAGGCTCAAGGGGATGGGCATGGAGGTCAGGGGAGTGAATAGGACCGAAAGGGAGGCTTTCAGACTCCTGGAGCTCGACGGTTTCTTTCGACTGGACCGTGCGAGGGAGGCCCTTCCTGGTTGCCGGTTTATCGTGCTTTCCCTGGAACTCAACGAAGAGACCAGGGGGATCGCCGGCGATGCTTTTTTCAAGGCCCTGGACCCCGGTTCCTTCCTGGTCAATGTCGGCAGGGCCGAACTGGTATCTCGGACGGTTCTGGAAGAATCCCTGGCGAGGGGGCATCTTGCAGGCGTCGGGCTCGATGTTTTCTGGGATGAACCCGCTGACCCCGAAGATCCTCTCCTGGCCAACCCTCTTGTAAC
Above is a genomic segment from Thermovirga sp. containing:
- a CDS encoding GTP cyclohydrolase I FolE2, producing MRDVQSERDMRNIPIDSVGVTGLAYPIEVRDRNEKTQHTVAMVEMSVSLPRDYRGTHMSRFIEILNSCNGHVTLQNLEHIASNLKRHLDAEKAELKFNFPYFVMRKAPVSGAPSFTRYDVAFWASRGEEFDFTLTVTVPVNTLCPCSKEISERGAHNQRAEVTITVRMDHLVWIEELVDIVEESASSPVFTLLKREDEKYVTERAYDNPRFVVDVVREVAVRLDDDPRVLWYSVRVVSYESIHAHEAFASLTRDKRP
- a CDS encoding glyoxylate reductase, which produces MRVLFFPDTFEKLRGIVGPLLEGHYIDVADLSNLMDRVRKADVLVCGPLDVDEVLLREAPKLRLVHQWGVGVDRIDIDACKRRGIAVCNVPSGGTGNAEGVAEIALMHMLLHSRRYVRCRENIRKRRLFSPQGVSLWKKRACVIGLGNVGRAIVSRLKGMGMEVRGVNRTEREAFRLLELDGFFRLDRAREALPGCRFIVLSLELNEETRGIAGDAFFKALDPGSFLVNVGRAELVSRTVLEESLARGHLAGVGLDVFWDEPADPEDPLLANPLVTLTPHVGGVTDEALVGVARTVAENISRLERGSDLLNRLDREN